From Pempheris klunzingeri isolate RE-2024b chromosome 18, fPemKlu1.hap1, whole genome shotgun sequence, a single genomic window includes:
- the dpf3 gene encoding zinc finger protein DPF3, whose translation MATVIHNPLKSLGDQFYREAIEHCRSYNARLCAERSVRMPFLDSQTGVAQNNCYIWMEKRHRQPGQEAGQMYTYPARCWRKKRRLHPPLDPQLRLCELRLEAELAPRREGPPGEATALEALLRGDNLLEKKNSICKEEETLLEIQRVLEAEENGDGFHDDEDFELDTPKRKNRNRGKNRGSSRRRTEPVNMDDQDKPYVCDNRYKQKHNSKKAEEVCGKRYKNRPGLSYHYTHTHLAEEEGEEEKEPEMSPSPPRSSDNHKPQKAPDGSIIPNDYCDFCLGDQDSNRKTGQAEELVSCSDCGRSGHPTCLQFTDNMMQAVRTYQWQCIECKSCSLCGTSENDDQLLFCDDCDRGYHMYCLKPPMTQPPEGSWSCHLCLDLLKDKASAYGEA comes from the exons GCTCGGTGACCAGTTCTACAGGGAGGCTATCGAACACTGTCGCAGCTACAATGCCCGCCTCTGTGCCGAACGCAGCGTGCGCATGCCTTTCCTGGACTCGCAAACTGGTGTGGCACAGAACAACTGCTACATCTGGATGGAGAAGCGCCACCGGCAGCCAG gccaAGAGGCAGGACAGATGTATACCTACCCTGCTCGTTGCTGGAGAAAGAAGAGGCGACTCCACCCACCCCTGGATCCCCAGCTTCGGCTGTGTGAGCTGCGACTAG AAGCAGAGTTGGCCCCCAGGCGTGAGGGTCCTCCAGGGGAGGCCACAGCTCTGGAGGCCCTCCTGAGGGGGGACAAcctgctggagaaaaaaaacagcatttgtaAGGAAGAGGAGACGTTGCTGGAAATACAg AGAGTTCTGGAGGCAGAGGAAAATGGGGATGGTTTCCATGATGATGAAGACTTTGAACTGGATACTccaaagagaaagaacagaaacagaggcaAA AACAGAGGATCGAGTCGCAGAAGGACAGAACCCGTTAACATGGACGACCAGGACAAACCTTACGTCTGTGACA ATAGATACAAACAAAAGCATAACTCAAAAAAGGCTGAAGAAG TCTGTGGAAAGCGCTACAAGAACCGTCCTGGCCTGAGCTACCACTACACCCACACTCAcctggcagaggaggagggtgaggaggagaaggaaccAGAGATGAGCCCGTCCCCTCCACGTAGCTCGGACAACCACAAAC CTCAGAAGGCCCCAGATGGCTCCATCATCCCCAACGACTACTGTGATTTCTGCCTGGGAGATCAGGACTCCAACCGGAAGACAGGCCAGGCCGAGGAGCTGGTGTCCTGCTCTGACTGTGGACGCTCCG gtCACCCCACATGTCTGCAGTTCACTGACAACATGATGCAGGCCGTGAGGACGTACCAGTGGCAGTGCATAGAATGCAAATCTTGCAGCCTCTGCGGCACCTCAGAGAACGAT gaccagctgctgttctgtgATGACTGCGACAGAGGATACCACATGTACTGCCTGAAGCCTCCAATGACCCAGCCCCCAGAAG GGAGCTGGAGCTGTCACTTGTGTCTGGATCTGTTAAAAGACAAGGCCTCAGCCTACGGAGAAGCATAA